A region from the Triticum urartu cultivar G1812 chromosome 1, Tu2.1, whole genome shotgun sequence genome encodes:
- the LOC125506336 gene encoding ketohexokinase-like isoform X2 produces MSLIRYLPSPYLPLPSAAARRRGFLHSAAPPGARAAAVHVLAANRVVLGCGLVTLDYLATVDAYPRPDDKIRSGELQISGGGNAGNALTGAARLGLNTRLISKVANDEIGGTVILELKEAGIDVSHVIISDGGNTTFVYVIIDKKTKTRTCIITSGYPPMVPGDISMSNLSAALQDVNLLYLDGYSHEMALSVGKQADLMKIPILVDAEPERTKTELEHLLGLSSYIVCSGKFPEKWTSISCIPSALLEILVQYPRARFIIATLGENGCMMLERIEDAVDIGNVAESLRLKVHKDDSLPTCVSSKFMRLSGRGHGTIHGRLLIGTAEKIPAPELVDTTGCGDAFIGAVLYGLCTEMAPEKMLPFACQVAGIKCRAIGARTGLPWRSDARLSKYLR; encoded by the exons ATGTCGCTCATCCGCTACCTGCCGTCGCCGTACCTTCCCCTCCCCTCCGCCGCGGCCCGCCGCCGTGGATTCCTCCACTCCGCCGCGCCTCCCGGTGCCCGTGCCGCCGCCGTCCATGTCCTCGCCGCGAACCGCGTCGTG CTGGGGTGCGGGCTGGTGACGCTGGACTACCTCGCCACGGTGGACGCGTACCCGCGGCCCGACGACAAGATCCGCAGCGGGGAGCTGCAG ATATCGGGAGGCGGGAACGCCGGGAACGCATTGACAGGCGCTGCTCGTCTGGGTCTCAACACCAGGCTCATCTCCAAG GTGGCCAACGATGAAATAGGAGGAACTGTTATTTTGGAACTCAAGGAAGCTGGGATTGACGTGTCACATGTTATA ATCTCTGATGGTGGAAACACAACATTTGTTTATGTCATTATTGATAAGAAAAC GAAAACCCGAACATGTATAATCACGTCAGGCTACCCTCCAATGGTTCCTGGTGACATATCAATGTCAAATTTGTCAGCTGCACTACAAGATGTAAACTTGCTATACCTAGACGGATATTCACATGAAATGGCACTATCTGTTGGTAAGCAG GCTGATCTGATGAAGATTCCAATACTGGTTGATGCGGAGCCAGAAAGAACAAAGACAGAACTGGAGCATCTGCTCGGCCTATCGAGTTACATTGTCTGCTCGGGTAAATTTCCAGAG AAATGGACATCAATTTCATGCATTCCCTCAGCACTACTAGAGATCCTTGTGCAATATCCCCGTGCGAGATTCATCATTGCAACCCTTGGAGAAAACGGGTGCATGATGCTTGAGAGGATCGAAG ATGCGGTAGATATTGGGAATGTTGCTGAGTCCTTAAGGCTTAAAGTGCATAAAGATGACAGTCTGCCAACTTGTGTATCATCCAAG TTCATGAGACTCTCTGGAAGAGGGCATGGGACTATACACGGAAGATTGCTCATAGGAACAGCAGAAAAAATCCCCGCTCCAGAGCTTGTTGACACCACCGGTTGTGGCGATGCGTTCATAGGAGCAGTGCTCTACG GGCTGTGCACAGAGATGGCTCCGGAAAAGATGCTGCCTTTTGCCTGTCAAGTG GCAGGCATCAAATGCAGAGCGATCGGCGCGCGCACCGGCCTACCGTGGCGATCTGATGCCCGCTTGTCCAAGTACTTGCGTTAG
- the LOC125506314 gene encoding uncharacterized protein LOC125506314: MGSVVDFVEISSDEEDVPMPRKPVDDWVGKLLNDDGPNGDDFFDLVVMGEFSPPQKKANPGGGDDEDDDDCVVLDGDPEKAITIGEDKGSVGDSSSDELQIVGEKGPVACRDFPHSRHLCSNLPFSATSHVKHCSMCHCFVCDAPAPCNYWGKGIQLNDHCHATDKESKWKQLRQAFKSKSLPASRPEQCQNVIYPTMAPSIKKDIQCQVSSFANRSPLLHVMSQNQQRHTSVRVSLNVGRTISTPRASLATKAGRSTNNVHTAQNIHSRGNFKRVGTASPGHTIRNADQFGSSAPISTPSLMNNALPHVSQPVQAIPGTNTTHVSQQVQPIQRTNPFSGTVKKSAPQRSLSAPIASQGQQGQLAPSSQAASNVVHGVGSQLSRCTSLMNESRQFLPEPVIDVSTQSWQDILASVASDLGVLDDSAYNTSTSRSQQPVRTSPQPLDAGANQGEEGLHTKSVASAVNLMTSSGHGLPIHTTGGGTQTNAPKQTLHPLNYGGNLSPDEAHLDGFLSPPADELLLEAAHQRDSSGLDSTGLIFDFELDDWA; the protein is encoded by the exons ATGGGGTCGGTCGTGGATTTTGTGGAGatcagctccgacgaggaggaCGTTCCCATGCCCAGGAAGCCAGTTGACGACTGGGTTGGGAAGCTTTTGAATGATGATGGGCCAAATGGGGACGATTTCTTTGATCTCGTGGTGATGGGTGAGTTCTCGCCGCCACAGAAGAAGGCCAACCCTGGTGGTGGTGAtgatgaggatgacgatgattGTGTGGTTCTAGATGGTGACCCTGAGAAGGCGATTACCATCGGGGAGGACAAGGGGAGTGTGGGAGATAGCAGCTCCGATGAATTGCAGATAGTCGGGGAGAAAGGACCG GTAGCGTGCAGGGACTTCCCTCATTCACGCCATCTATGTTCTAACTTGCCCTTCAGCGCTACTTCTCACGTGAAGCATTGTAGCATG TGTCACTGTTTTGTATGTGATGCCCCAGCTCCATGTAATTATTGGGGTAAAGGTATCCAGCTTAATGATCATTGTCATGCTACGGATAAGGAATCAAAGTGGAAACAGCTGCGGCAAGCATTCAAGTCTAAAAGTCTTCCAGCATCTCGTCCAGAACAATGCCAGAATGTCATCTACCCAACAATGGCACCATCCATTAAGAAGGATATACAGTGTCAAGTCTCGTCTTTTGCAAACAGAAGTCCTCTTCTGCATGTTATGAGCCAAAACCAACAAAGACACACTTCAGTTAGAGTCTCACTGAATGTAGGACGGACTATCAGTACACCAAGAGCATCCCTTGCGACAAAAGCGGGGAGAAGTACAAACAATGTCCACACTGCTCAAAACATTCATTCACGTGGAAACTTCAAAAGAGTAGGGACAGCTTCTCCAGGTCACACAATCCGAAATGCTGACCAATTTGGTTCTAGTGCTCCAATCAGTACCCCGTCCCTTATGAACAATGCATTGCCACATGTATCACAGCCAGTTCAAGCTATACCAGGAACTAATACTACCCATGTATCTCAGCAAGTTCAACCTATACAAAGAACCAATCCTTTCAGTGGTACTGTCAAGAAAAGTGCCCCTCAGAGATCTCTCAGTGCGCCAATAGCATCTCAGGGGCAACAAGGTCAGCTGGCACCATCTTCACAGGCTGCCTCAAATGTAGTGCATGGCGTAGGATCTCAACTTTCCCGGTGCACCTCGCTTATGAATGAGAGCAGACAATTCCTGCCAGAACCAGTAATCGATGTTTCCACACAAAGCTGGCAAGACATACTTGCTAGTGTGGCATCGGATCTGGGAGTATTAGACGATTCTGCTTACAATACCAGTACTTCACGGTCCCAGCAGCCTGTGAGGACTTCCCCCCAACCTCTGGATGCCGGTGCAAACCAAGGGGAGGAGGGCCTTCACACCAAGTCTGTTGCATCAGCCGTAAACCTGATGACTTCTAGTGGGCATGGCTTGCCCATTCATACAACAGGTGGTGGTACCCAGACAAATGCTCCTAAGCAAACTTTGCATCCTCTGAATTATGGTGGCAATCTTAGTCCAGATGAAGCTCATCTTGATGGTTTTCTAAGCCCCCCTGCAGATGAATTATTGTTAGAAGCTGCTCATCAGAGGGACTCTTCCGGATTGGATTCTACAGGCCTTATATTTGACTTTGAACTCGACGACTGGGCTTAA
- the LOC125506336 gene encoding ketohexokinase-like isoform X1, with amino-acid sequence MSLIRYLPSPYLPLPSAAARRRGFLHSAAPPGARAAAVHVLAANRVVLGCGLVTLDYLATVDAYPRPDDKIRSGELQISGGGNAGNALTGAARLGLNTRLISKVANDEIGGTVILELKEAGIDVSHVIISDGGNTTFVYVIIDKKTKTRTCIITSGYPPMVPGDISMSNLSAALQDVNLLYLDGYSHEMALSVGKQADLMKIPILVDAEPERTKTELEHLLGLSSYIVCSGKFPEKWTSISCIPSALLEILVQYPRARFIIATLGENGCMMLERIEDDSGIDAVDIGNVAESLRLKVHKDDSLPTCVSSKFMRLSGRGHGTIHGRLLIGTAEKIPAPELVDTTGCGDAFIGAVLYGLCTEMAPEKMLPFACQVAGIKCRAIGARTGLPWRSDARLSKYLR; translated from the exons ATGTCGCTCATCCGCTACCTGCCGTCGCCGTACCTTCCCCTCCCCTCCGCCGCGGCCCGCCGCCGTGGATTCCTCCACTCCGCCGCGCCTCCCGGTGCCCGTGCCGCCGCCGTCCATGTCCTCGCCGCGAACCGCGTCGTG CTGGGGTGCGGGCTGGTGACGCTGGACTACCTCGCCACGGTGGACGCGTACCCGCGGCCCGACGACAAGATCCGCAGCGGGGAGCTGCAG ATATCGGGAGGCGGGAACGCCGGGAACGCATTGACAGGCGCTGCTCGTCTGGGTCTCAACACCAGGCTCATCTCCAAG GTGGCCAACGATGAAATAGGAGGAACTGTTATTTTGGAACTCAAGGAAGCTGGGATTGACGTGTCACATGTTATA ATCTCTGATGGTGGAAACACAACATTTGTTTATGTCATTATTGATAAGAAAAC GAAAACCCGAACATGTATAATCACGTCAGGCTACCCTCCAATGGTTCCTGGTGACATATCAATGTCAAATTTGTCAGCTGCACTACAAGATGTAAACTTGCTATACCTAGACGGATATTCACATGAAATGGCACTATCTGTTGGTAAGCAG GCTGATCTGATGAAGATTCCAATACTGGTTGATGCGGAGCCAGAAAGAACAAAGACAGAACTGGAGCATCTGCTCGGCCTATCGAGTTACATTGTCTGCTCGGGTAAATTTCCAGAG AAATGGACATCAATTTCATGCATTCCCTCAGCACTACTAGAGATCCTTGTGCAATATCCCCGTGCGAGATTCATCATTGCAACCCTTGGAGAAAACGGGTGCATGATGCTTGAGAGGATCGAAG ATGATTCTGGAATAGATGCGGTAGATATTGGGAATGTTGCTGAGTCCTTAAGGCTTAAAGTGCATAAAGATGACAGTCTGCCAACTTGTGTATCATCCAAG TTCATGAGACTCTCTGGAAGAGGGCATGGGACTATACACGGAAGATTGCTCATAGGAACAGCAGAAAAAATCCCCGCTCCAGAGCTTGTTGACACCACCGGTTGTGGCGATGCGTTCATAGGAGCAGTGCTCTACG GGCTGTGCACAGAGATGGCTCCGGAAAAGATGCTGCCTTTTGCCTGTCAAGTG GCAGGCATCAAATGCAGAGCGATCGGCGCGCGCACCGGCCTACCGTGGCGATCTGATGCCCGCTTGTCCAAGTACTTGCGTTAG
- the LOC125506380 gene encoding uncharacterized protein LOC125506380: MGLSTIDEGEQPDGQDEEGCHCPWPPAATLPPPPPPAADEGTNSDGTRSEADMLEDMLASEQMNDDAADFMEQLNVSHTLGLDDIAMSMSYTQEMMRNAEGWRRSRGRKGQGYPNIKKEQLVVQLQDQEDKAFL; this comes from the exons ATGGGACTATCGACCATCGACGAAGGCGAACAACCTGACGGCCAGGACGAAGAAGGCTGCCATTGCCCTTGGCCTCCTGCAGCCACGCTGCCACCCCCTCCACCTCCGGCGGCCGACGAAGGCACGAATTCAGACGGAACTAGGAGCGAGGCCGACATGCTCGAGGATATGCTTGCAAG TGAGCAAATGAATGATGATGCAGCCGATTTCATGGAACAATTGAATGTAAGCCACACACTCGGCCTTGATGACATTGCCATGTCAATGTCATATACCCAAGAGATGATGAGAAATGCCGAGGGGTGGAGGAGGTCAAGGGGGCGGAAGGGTCAAGGATACCCAAACATAAAAAAAGAGCAGTTGGTCGTGCAACTACAAGACCAGGAAGACAAAGCTTTTTTGTGA